The Helicobacter pylori genome includes a window with the following:
- a CDS encoding chemotaxis response regulator CheY, whose protein sequence is MKLLVVDDSSTMRRIIKNTLSRLGYEDVLEAEHGVEAWEKLDANADTKVLITDWNMPEMNGLDLVKKVRADSRFKEIPIIMITTEGGKAEVITALKAGVNNYIVKPFTPQVLKEKLEVVLGTND, encoded by the coding sequence TTGAAACTACTAGTAGTAGATGATAGCTCAACTATGAGAAGAATTATTAAAAATACACTTTCACGCTTAGGCTATGAAGATGTTTTAGAAGCTGAGCATGGGGTGGAAGCTTGGGAGAAACTAGACGCTAATGCGGACACTAAGGTGCTTATTACAGATTGGAACATGCCTGAAATGAACGGCTTGGATCTCGTTAAAAAGGTGCGTGCGGACAGCCGTTTTAAAGAAATCCCTATTATTATGATCACCACAGAGGGCGGTAAGGCCGAAGTCATTACGGCTTTGAAAGCGGGCGTGAACAACTACATTGTGAAACCTTTTACCCCCCAAGTTTTGAAAGAAAAATTAGAGGTTGTTTTAGGGACAAACGATTGA
- the panB gene encoding 3-methyl-2-oxobutanoate hydroxymethyltransferase, which yields MSMQTAPIKKITLNHLQAKKNQEKIIAITAYDALFAQIFDPLVDVILVGDSLNMSFFNQNDTLSTSFEMMLYHTKAVCAGAKTPFIITDMPFGSYKDEKTALKNAIRVYKETQASAIKLEGGKEKAKLVKTLTNEGVIVVGHIGLMPQFVRLDGGYKIKGKNEEQQKKLLEDALSLEEAGVGLLVLEGITTPIAQTITQKIKIPTIGIGSGKDCDGQILVWSDMLGFFDSFKPKFVREYLKGKELIQNAIKQYADDVKKGNFPNELESYH from the coding sequence ATGAGCATGCAAACCGCCCCAATTAAAAAGATCACTCTCAACCACCTCCAAGCTAAAAAAAATCAAGAAAAAATCATTGCTATCACCGCTTATGACGCGCTGTTCGCTCAAATATTTGATCCGCTAGTGGATGTGATTTTAGTGGGCGATAGTTTGAATATGAGTTTTTTCAACCAAAACGACACTTTAAGCACGAGTTTTGAGATGATGCTCTATCACACTAAAGCCGTGTGCGCGGGTGCTAAGACTCCTTTTATCATCACAGACATGCCCTTTGGAAGCTATAAAGATGAAAAAACAGCCCTAAAAAACGCCATTAGGGTTTATAAAGAAACCCAAGCGAGCGCGATCAAACTAGAGGGCGGAAAAGAAAAAGCGAAACTGGTTAAAACGCTCACTAATGAGGGTGTTATTGTGGTAGGGCATATTGGCTTGATGCCCCAATTCGTGCGTCTTGATGGAGGCTATAAGATTAAGGGCAAAAATGAAGAGCAACAAAAAAAGCTTTTAGAAGACGCCTTGAGTTTAGAAGAAGCCGGAGTGGGTTTATTGGTTTTAGAGGGCATAACCACCCCTATCGCTCAAACGATCACGCAAAAAATCAAAATCCCCACGATCGGCATAGGGAGCGGCAAGGATTGCGACGGGCAGATTTTAGTGTGGAGCGACATGTTGGGTTTTTTTGATAGCTTTAAGCCTAAATTTGTGCGAGAATACCTTAAGGGGAAAGAATTGATTCAAAACGCTATCAAACAATACGCTGATGATGTGAAAAAGGGAAACTTCCCTAACGAATTAGAAAGTTATCATTAA
- the pssA gene encoding CDP-diacylglycerol--serine O-phosphatidyltransferase: MPINPLYLFPNLFTASSIFLGMMSIFYASSYQFVMACWLVVASLILDGLDGRVARLTNTTSKFGIEFDSLADVIAFGVAPSLITYFYVGYNFGRIGMAVSALFVIFGAIRLARFNISTNTSDPYSFIGIPIPAAAVLVVLCVLLDNKYHFLEGNTEKLFLSFIVLLGVLMVSNIRYPNFKKVKWNLKLFILVLIFLSLVFVRPLEALSVFMGLYLIYGIIRWLFLMVKIIFSKNKSA; encoded by the coding sequence ATGCCTATTAACCCTCTCTATCTTTTCCCTAATCTTTTTACCGCTAGCAGTATTTTTTTAGGCATGATGAGTATTTTTTACGCTTCCAGTTATCAATTTGTCATGGCGTGTTGGTTAGTGGTAGCGAGTCTTATTTTAGACGGACTTGATGGGCGTGTCGCAAGGCTTACCAACACCACTAGCAAGTTTGGTATAGAATTTGACTCCTTAGCTGATGTAATCGCTTTTGGGGTGGCCCCAAGCTTAATCACTTACTTTTATGTGGGGTATAACTTTGGGCGCATAGGCATGGCGGTGAGCGCGTTGTTTGTGATTTTTGGAGCGATACGATTGGCGCGATTCAATATCAGCACCAACACAAGCGACCCCTATTCTTTCATCGGTATCCCCATTCCTGCGGCGGCGGTATTGGTGGTGCTTTGTGTGTTGTTGGATAACAAATACCATTTTTTAGAAGGGAATACCGAAAAGTTATTTTTAAGCTTTATTGTCTTACTAGGGGTGCTTATGGTGAGCAATATCCGCTACCCTAATTTTAAAAAAGTCAAATGGAATCTCAAGCTTTTCATCTTAGTGTTGATTTTTTTATCGTTAGTGTTTGTGCGCCCTTTAGAGGCTTTAAGCGTGTTTATGGGGTTGTATTTGATTTATGGCATCATTCGGTGGCTCTTTTTAATGGTAAAAATTATTTTTAGTAAAAATAAGAGTGCATGA
- the queA gene encoding tRNA preQ1(34) S-adenosylmethionine ribosyltransferase-isomerase QueA, with protein MKEFDLESYDYYLPKELIANYPVLPKEKAKLLVYERRSQTITHTTFEHVLDFFPKNALVVLNDTKVMKARLFGSKHALLPSKTTEVFFHRFFKDNTALTQIKGKIKAGDKIFFDANYYAEVLELLHNGQRLIAFYNHKTPLNQENILKLLEQYGHMPLPPYIKRADESLDAHEYQSVFAKHIGAVATPTASLHFSQHGLEKLLKDFKHAFLTLHVGAGTFLSVETKDIREHQIHTEVLHIPKKSQEILQESQEILCIGTTALRSVEYFKRLKNPNQEAFECDIFLHLANPILHVNYLLTNFHLPKSSLLMLVSAMIGLEKTKEIYKIAIEKKYRFYSYGDGMLIL; from the coding sequence TTGAAAGAATTTGATTTAGAAAGCTATGATTATTATTTACCTAAGGAATTGATCGCAAACTACCCCGTTTTGCCCAAAGAAAAGGCTAAATTACTTGTCTATGAAAGGCGTTCGCAAACAATCACGCACACCACTTTTGAGCATGTTTTAGATTTTTTCCCTAAAAACGCCCTTGTGGTGTTGAACGACACTAAAGTGATGAAGGCCAGGCTTTTTGGATCTAAGCATGCCCTTTTGCCATCAAAAACGACCGAAGTGTTTTTCCACCGCTTTTTTAAAGACAATACCGCCCTAACTCAAATCAAGGGTAAGATCAAAGCGGGGGATAAGATCTTTTTTGATGCAAATTATTACGCCGAAGTTTTGGAATTGCTTCATAACGGCCAACGCTTGATCGCTTTTTATAACCATAAAACCCCCTTAAATCAAGAAAATATCTTAAAGCTTTTAGAGCAATACGGGCATATGCCCTTACCTCCTTATATTAAAAGAGCCGATGAAAGTTTGGATGCGCATGAATACCAGAGCGTGTTCGCTAAACACATCGGCGCGGTGGCTACCCCTACGGCATCATTGCATTTTTCTCAACACGGCTTAGAAAAATTATTGAAAGATTTCAAGCACGCTTTTTTAACCTTGCATGTGGGAGCTGGGACTTTTCTTAGCGTAGAAACTAAAGATATTAGAGAGCATCAAATCCATACAGAAGTTTTACACATTCCTAAAAAGAGCCAAGAAATTTTGCAAGAATCCCAAGAGATTTTATGCATCGGCACGACCGCTTTAAGGAGCGTGGAATATTTCAAACGCTTAAAAAACCCTAATCAAGAGGCGTTTGAATGCGACATATTCTTGCATCTTGCCAATCCTATTTTGCATGTTAATTATTTGCTCACTAATTTCCATTTGCCCAAATCTAGCCTTTTAATGCTTGTGAGCGCGATGATAGGCTTAGAAAAAACCAAAGAAATCTACAAAATAGCCATAGAAAAGAAGTATCGTTTTTATTCTTATGGCGATGGGATGCTGATTTTATGA
- the rsmG gene encoding 16S rRNA (guanine(527)-N(7))-methyltransferase RsmG, whose protein sequence is MNPLLQDYARILLEWNQTHNLSGAKNLSELEPQITDALKPLEFIKDFKSCLDIGSGAGLPAIPLALEKPEAQFILLEPRIKRAAFLNYLKSVLPLKNIEIIKKRLEDYQNLLQVDLITSRAVASSSFLIEKSQRFLKDKGYFLFYKGEQLKDEIACKDTECFRHQKRIYFYKSKESLC, encoded by the coding sequence ATGAACCCCTTATTGCAAGATTACGCGCGCATCCTTTTAGAATGGAATCAAACGCACAATTTGAGCGGCGCAAAAAATTTAAGCGAGTTAGAACCCCAGATCACAGACGCTCTAAAGCCCTTAGAATTTATCAAAGATTTTAAAAGCTGCTTGGATATTGGGAGCGGGGCGGGACTTCCTGCTATCCCTTTAGCCCTTGAAAAACCTGAAGCGCAATTCATTCTTTTAGAGCCAAGAATAAAAAGAGCGGCTTTTTTAAACTACCTTAAAAGCGTTTTGCCTTTAAAAAACATTGAAATCATTAAAAAGCGTTTAGAAGATTATCAAAATCTTTTACAAGTGGATTTAATCACTTCTAGAGCGGTCGCTAGCTCTTCTTTTTTGATAGAAAAAAGCCAACGCTTCCTAAAAGATAAGGGGTATTTTTTATTCTATAAAGGCGAGCAGTTAAAAGATGAAATCGCTTGTAAAGACACTGAATGCTTTAGGCATCAAAAGCGTATTTATTTTTACAAATCAAAGGAGAGTTTATGTTAA
- the prmA gene encoding 50S ribosomal protein L11 methyltransferase, which translates to MYYEFFFIFPKERELFESFLLDTTHLALEESSLENLKAFDDKETIEFISQSNWHYFATHDPLKKDLKEKPPHLKNFVILRSQKDLNNSLILALEAFCLNLKQNLQSEFDFFYLSRNLASKDWLEAYKQAVLPVRCAKFYIHPSWHQKPSHAAINDCIMIDPALAFGSGHHESTSMCLELLSNLDLKRKNALDVGCGSGILSIALKKQGVSALVACDTDSLAVEETLKNFSLNQIPLLAQDKVIYGSTQKIEGRFDIIVANLVADVIKSLYSEFVRLCNHTLILSGILETHLNSVLQIYYNGFEVLEQRQRNEWVALKLLKKQPIN; encoded by the coding sequence ATGTATTATGAGTTTTTCTTTATCTTCCCTAAGGAGCGAGAGCTTTTTGAAAGCTTTCTTTTAGACACTACGCATCTAGCATTAGAAGAATCAAGCTTAGAAAATTTAAAAGCGTTTGACGATAAAGAAACCATTGAATTTATAAGCCAATCCAATTGGCATTATTTCGCCACTCATGACCCCCTAAAGAAAGATTTAAAAGAAAAACCCCCACATCTCAAAAATTTCGTTATTTTACGCTCTCAAAAGGATTTGAATAACTCGCTCATTCTAGCATTAGAAGCGTTTTGTTTGAATTTAAAACAAAACTTGCAAAGTGAGTTTGATTTTTTCTATCTTTCACGCAATTTGGCTTCAAAAGATTGGCTAGAAGCCTACAAACAAGCTGTTTTGCCGGTGCGATGTGCCAAATTTTACATACACCCTAGCTGGCATCAAAAGCCAAGCCATGCCGCTATAAATGATTGCATAATGATTGATCCGGCTTTGGCCTTTGGATCAGGCCATCATGAAAGCACTTCTATGTGTTTGGAACTGCTCTCTAACCTTGATTTAAAACGCAAAAACGCTTTAGATGTGGGCTGTGGGAGCGGGATTTTAAGTATCGCTTTAAAAAAACAAGGCGTTAGTGCTTTAGTAGCTTGCGATACGGATAGTTTAGCCGTTGAAGAAACCCTAAAAAATTTTAGCTTGAATCAAATACCCCTATTAGCGCAAGATAAGGTCATTTATGGCTCTACGCAAAAAATTGAAGGGCGTTTTGATATTATTGTGGCGAACCTTGTCGCTGATGTGATTAAGAGTTTGTATAGTGAATTTGTGCGGCTTTGTAACCACACTCTTATTTTATCAGGGATTTTAGAAACCCATTTAAACTCTGTTTTACAGATCTATTATAATGGATTTGAGGTTTTAGAACAGCGACAGCGTAACGAATGGGTCGCTCTAAAATTGCTTAAAAAACAACCAATAAATTAA
- the tatB gene encoding Sec-independent protein translocase protein TatB, whose product MFGMGFFEILVVLVVAIIFLGPEKFPQAVVDMVKFFRAVKKTLNDAKDTLDKEINIEEIKKETLEYQKLFENKVESLKSVKIEELEDAKITSENEIKSIQDLMQDYQRSLETNTPPNHLNEEVSNEEALNKEVSSDESPKEVKSATDNNTKEHDKEKEHV is encoded by the coding sequence ATGTTTGGCATGGGCTTTTTTGAAATCCTTGTGGTGTTGGTTGTGGCGATTATTTTTTTAGGGCCAGAAAAATTCCCCCAAGCCGTCGTGGATATGGTGAAATTTTTTCGTGCGGTTAAAAAAACGCTCAATGACGCTAAGGACACTTTAGATAAAGAAATCAATATTGAAGAAATCAAAAAAGAAACCCTAGAGTATCAAAAGCTCTTTGAAAATAAAGTGGAGAGTCTTAAGAGCGTTAAGATTGAAGAATTAGAAGACGCTAAAATAACTTCAGAAAATGAGATTAAAAGCATTCAGGATTTGATGCAAGATTACCAACGCAGTTTAGAAACCAACACGCCACCTAACCATTTAAATGAAGAAGTTTCCAATGAAGAAGCCTTAAACAAAGAAGTTTCAAGCGATGAATCTCCTAAAGAAGTCAAATCAGCAACCGATAACAACACCAAAGAACACGACAAAGAAAAAGAGCATGTTTGA
- a CDS encoding outer membrane protein, whose product MYYLRILILGISFLNILNAENLSYMSSSYQIGTVFMRPLNTNKLLQGASILQGYEVNPKNDWAYSRYYFFIDYGNVLFNNDSTLQANMFTYGVGGDFMVAYAKNPINRWAFFFGLQLAANTWILNNKVKDLVVNTWDSLKDFNFHNTYFRAIGKFGVQFRTIVLYHKVDVEIGMKIFLTPERRSLFERSFLFFVSHSWHF is encoded by the coding sequence GTGTATTATTTAAGAATTTTAATACTGGGTATAAGTTTTTTAAATATTTTAAATGCTGAAAATTTGAGTTACATGTCTTCTTCTTATCAAATAGGCACGGTGTTTATGCGCCCTTTAAACACTAACAAGCTTTTACAAGGGGCTTCAATCCTTCAAGGCTATGAAGTGAATCCTAAAAACGATTGGGCTTATTCTAGGTATTATTTCTTTATAGATTATGGCAATGTGCTTTTTAATAATGACTCTACTTTGCAAGCGAACATGTTCACTTATGGGGTGGGAGGGGATTTTATGGTCGCCTACGCTAAAAACCCTATCAACCGCTGGGCTTTTTTCTTTGGCTTGCAACTGGCCGCTAACACATGGATACTCAACAATAAAGTCAAAGATTTGGTGGTGAATACTTGGGATTCATTAAAAGATTTCAATTTTCACAACACTTATTTCAGGGCTATCGGGAAATTTGGGGTGCAGTTTCGCACGATCGTTTTGTATCATAAGGTGGATGTGGAAATTGGCATGAAAATCTTTCTAACCCCTGAAAGGCGCAGCTTGTTTGAAAGGAGCTTTTTGTTTTTTGTTTCGCATTCGTGGCATTTTTAA
- the ftsH gene encoding ATP-dependent zinc metalloprotease FtsH has translation MKPTNEPKKPFFQSPIILAVLGGILLIFFLRSFNSDGSFSDNFLASSTKNVSYHEIKQLISNNEVENVSIGQTLIKASHKEGNNRVIYIAKRVPDLTLVPLLDEKKINYSGFSESNFFTDMLGWLMPILVILGLWMFMANRMQKNMGGGIFGMGSTKKLINAEKPNVRFNDMAGNEEAKEEVVEIVDFLKYPERYANLGAKIPKGVLLVGPPGTGKTLLAKAVAGEAHVPFFSMGGSSFIEMFVGLGASRVRDLFETAKKQAPSIIFIDEIDAIGKSRAAGGVVSGNDEREQTLNQLLAEMDGFGSENAPVIVLAATNRPEILDPALMRPGRFDRQVLVDKPDFNGRVEILKVHIKGVKLANDVNLQEVAKLTAGLAGADLANIINEAALLAGRNNQKEVRQQHLKEAVERGIAGLEKKSRRISPKEKKIVAYHESGHAVISEMTKGSARVNKVSIIPRGMAALGYTLNTPEENKYLMQKHELIAEIDVLLGGRAAEDVFLEEISTGASNDLERATDIIKGMVSYYGMSSVSGLMVLEKQRNAFLGGGYGSSREFSEKTAEEMDLFIKNLLEERYKHVKQTLSDYREAIEIMVKELFDKEVITGERVREIISEYEVTNNLESRLIPLEEQAS, from the coding sequence ATGAAACCAACGAACGAACCTAAAAAACCTTTTTTTCAAAGTCCCATTATCCTTGCAGTTCTTGGAGGGATTTTACTCATCTTTTTCCTACGCTCTTTCAATTCTGATGGCAGTTTTTCGGACAATTTCTTAGCTTCTAGCACTAAAAATGTGAGCTATCATGAAATCAAACAGCTCATCAGCAATAATGAAGTGGAAAATGTGAGTATCGGTCAAACCTTGATCAAAGCCAGCCATAAAGAGGGTAACAATCGTGTGATCTATATCGCTAAACGAGTGCCTGATTTGACCTTAGTGCCTTTGTTAGACGAGAAAAAAATCAATTATTCTGGTTTTAGCGAGTCTAACTTTTTTACGGACATGTTAGGGTGGCTCATGCCTATTTTAGTGATTTTAGGGCTATGGATGTTTATGGCAAACCGCATGCAAAAGAATATGGGTGGGGGTATTTTTGGCATGGGAAGCACGAAAAAACTCATCAACGCTGAAAAACCCAATGTGCGTTTTAATGACATGGCAGGCAATGAAGAAGCCAAAGAAGAAGTGGTAGAAATCGTAGATTTCTTAAAATACCCCGAACGATACGCCAATTTAGGGGCTAAAATCCCTAAAGGCGTGTTATTAGTAGGGCCTCCAGGAACTGGTAAAACCCTTTTAGCAAAAGCGGTAGCCGGCGAAGCGCATGTGCCGTTTTTCTCTATGGGGGGGAGCAGTTTCATTGAAATGTTTGTGGGCTTAGGGGCAAGCAGGGTTAGGGATTTGTTTGAAACCGCTAAAAAACAAGCCCCTAGCATCATTTTTATTGATGAAATTGATGCCATAGGTAAGAGCCGAGCGGCTGGAGGCGTGGTGAGCGGGAACGATGAAAGAGAGCAGACCTTAAACCAGCTCTTAGCCGAAATGGATGGCTTTGGGAGCGAAAACGCACCTGTGATTGTCTTAGCCGCAACGAACCGCCCTGAAATCTTAGACCCAGCTTTAATGCGTCCAGGGCGCTTTGACAGGCAGGTTTTAGTGGATAAGCCTGATTTTAATGGCAGGGTAGAAATCTTAAAAGTGCATATAAAAGGCGTGAAACTCGCTAATGATGTGAATTTGCAAGAAGTCGCCAAACTCACCGCAGGCCTTGCTGGGGCGGATTTAGCGAATATCATCAATGAAGCCGCGCTTTTAGCAGGAAGAAACAACCAAAAAGAAGTCAGGCAACAGCATTTAAAAGAAGCGGTTGAAAGAGGGATTGCAGGGTTAGAAAAGAAAAGCAGGCGCATCAGCCCTAAGGAAAAGAAAATCGTCGCCTACCACGAAAGCGGGCATGCCGTGATTTCTGAAATGACTAAAGGGAGCGCTAGGGTGAATAAAGTTTCTATCATTCCAAGGGGCATGGCGGCTTTAGGCTACACCCTTAACACGCCCGAAGAAAACAAATACTTGATGCAAAAACACGAACTCATCGCTGAAATTGATGTGCTTTTAGGCGGGAGGGCGGCTGAAGATGTCTTTTTGGAAGAAATTTCTACCGGTGCGAGCAACGATTTAGAAAGAGCGACTGATATTATTAAAGGCATGGTGAGTTACTACGGCATGAGCAGTGTCAGTGGGCTTATGGTATTAGAAAAACAGCGGAACGCCTTTTTAGGAGGTGGTTATGGAAGCAGTAGGGAATTTAGCGAAAAGACCGCAGAAGAAATGGATCTTTTCATTAAAAACTTGCTAGAAGAACGCTATAAGCATGTCAAACAAACCTTAAGCGACTATAGAGAAGCGATTGAAATCATGGTCAAAGAATTGTTTGACAAAGAAGTCATTACAGGCGAAAGGGTGCGTGAAATCATCAGCGAATACGAAGTTACCAACAATTTAGAAAGCCGTTTGATCCCTTTAGAAGAGCAAGCGAGTTAA
- a CDS encoding outer membrane beta-barrel protein produces MCSKKIRNLILCFGFILSLHAEENTAQESMTEENTSRDAPILLEEKRTQTLEFEEKKEAKKNIDEKSLLEEIHKKKRQLYMLKGELHEKNESILFQRMAKNKSGFFIGVILGDIGTNAHPYEKFELLNNIQDSPLLYGLRSGYQKYFANGISALRFYGEYLGGAMKGFKSDSLASYQTASLNIDLLMDKPIDKEKRFALGIFGGVGVGWNGMYQNLKEIKGYSQPNAFGLVLNLGVSMTLNLKHRFELALKMPPLKETSQTFLYYFKSTNIYYISYNYLL; encoded by the coding sequence ATGTGTTCTAAAAAAATAAGAAATCTTATTTTATGCTTTGGTTTTATTTTAAGCTTGCACGCTGAAGAAAATACGGCTCAAGAGAGTATGACTGAAGAAAATACCTCTAGAGACGCTCCCATTCTTTTGGAAGAAAAACGCACCCAAACGCTAGAGTTTGAAGAAAAGAAGGAAGCTAAAAAGAATATTGATGAAAAAAGCCTGCTTGAAGAAATCCATAAGAAAAAACGCCAGCTTTACATGCTCAAAGGGGAATTGCATGAAAAAAATGAATCCATTTTATTCCAACGAATGGCTAAAAACAAGAGCGGTTTTTTTATAGGCGTAATTCTTGGCGATATAGGGACTAACGCTCATCCTTACGAGAAGTTTGAACTTTTAAATAACATTCAAGATTCTCCTTTGTTGTATGGGTTAAGGAGCGGGTATCAAAAGTATTTTGCTAACGGGATTAGCGCCTTACGCTTTTATGGGGAGTATTTAGGGGGGGCGATGAAAGGGTTTAAAAGCGATTCTTTAGCCTCTTATCAAACCGCAAGCTTGAATATTGATCTATTGATGGATAAGCCTATTGACAAAGAAAAAAGGTTTGCGTTAGGGATATTTGGAGGCGTTGGAGTGGGGTGGAATGGGATGTATCAAAATTTAAAAGAGATTAAAGGGTATTCACAGCCTAACGCTTTTGGATTAGTGTTGAATTTAGGGGTGAGCATGACGCTTAATCTTAAACACCGCTTTGAATTAGCCTTAAAAATGCCT
- a CDS encoding PP0621 family protein, whose translation MLRILIPLLIIVWVLWRLFLRQKPLKDNHSYTQQTPKELEDHMIVCSKCQTYVSSKDAIYSGAVAYCSETCLNNKG comes from the coding sequence ATGTTAAGAATTTTAATCCCCTTGCTCATTATTGTGTGGGTTTTATGGCGTTTGTTTTTGAGACAAAAACCCCTTAAAGACAACCACTCTTATACGCAACAAACCCCTAAAGAATTAGAAGATCACATGATTGTATGCTCTAAATGCCAAACCTATGTCTCTAGCAAAGACGCTATTTATAGCGGGGCGGTAGCCTATTGCAGTGAAACTTGTTTGAATAATAAGGGGTAA
- the ruvB gene encoding Holliday junction branch migration DNA helicase RuvB — translation MKERIVNLETLDFETSQEVSLRPNLWEDFIGQEKIKSNLQISICAAKKRQESLDHMLFFGPPGLGKTSISHIIAKEMETNIKITAAPMIEKSGDLAAILTNLQAKDILFIDEIHRLSPAIEEVLYPAMEDFRLDIIIGSGPAAQTIKIDLPPFTLIGATTRAGMLSNPLRDRFGMSFRMQFYSPSELALIIKKAAVKLNQDIKEESADEIAKRSRGTPRIALRLLKRVRDFALVKNSSLMDLNITLHALNELGVNELGFDEADLAYLSLLANAQGRPVGLNTIAASMREDEGTIEDVIEPFLLANGYLERTAKGRIATPKTHALLKIPTLKSQTLF, via the coding sequence ATGAAAGAACGGATAGTCAATTTAGAAACTTTGGATTTTGAAACTTCTCAAGAAGTGAGTTTGCGCCCCAATCTTTGGGAAGATTTTATCGGTCAAGAAAAGATTAAAAGCAACTTGCAAATTTCTATTTGCGCGGCTAAAAAACGCCAAGAAAGTTTGGATCACATGCTCTTTTTTGGCCCGCCCGGTTTGGGTAAAACTTCAATCAGCCATATCATCGCTAAAGAAATGGAAACCAATATCAAAATCACCGCCGCTCCCATGATAGAAAAAAGCGGTGATTTAGCCGCCATTTTGACTAATTTGCAAGCTAAAGACATTCTTTTTATTGATGAAATCCACCGGCTTAGCCCAGCGATTGAAGAGGTTTTATACCCGGCTATGGAAGATTTTAGACTGGATATTATCATAGGCTCAGGCCCAGCCGCTCAAACCATTAAGATTGATTTACCCCCTTTCACCCTCATCGGCGCTACCACTAGAGCCGGAATGCTTTCTAACCCCTTAAGAGACAGATTTGGCATGAGTTTTAGGATGCAATTTTATAGCCCTAGCGAACTAGCCCTCATCATCAAAAAAGCCGCCGTTAAACTCAACCAAGACATCAAAGAAGAAAGCGCTGATGAAATCGCTAAAAGGAGCAGAGGCACGCCAAGGATCGCTTTAAGGCTTTTAAAAAGGGTGCGCGATTTTGCGTTAGTCAAAAATTCAAGCCTGATGGATTTAAACATCACTTTGCATGCTTTGAATGAATTAGGCGTGAATGAATTGGGCTTTGATGAGGCGGATTTGGCGTATTTGTCTTTGTTGGCTAACGCTCAAGGACGGCCGGTGGGTTTGAACACGATTGCAGCATCTATGAGAGAAGATGAAGGCACGATTGAAGATGTGATTGAGCCTTTTTTACTCGCTAATGGTTATTTAGAGCGCACCGCTAAAGGCAGAATCGCCACGCCTAAAACCCATGCGCTTTTAAAAATCCCCACTTTAAAGTCTCAAACTTTATTTTAA
- the tatC gene encoding twin-arginine translocase subunit TatC, with the protein MFEDLKPHLQELRKRLMVSVGTILVAFLGCFHFWKNIFEFVKNSYKGTLIQLSPIEGVMVAVKISFSAAIVISMPIIFWQLWLFIAPGLYKNEKKVILPFVFFGSGMFLIGAAFSYYVVFPFIIEYLATFGSDVFAANISASSYVSFFTRLILGFGVAFELPVLAYFLAKVGLITDASLKAYFKYAIVVIFIVAAIITPPDVVSQIFMALPLVGLYGLSILIAKMVNPAPKDNENNNENDNENNTKEN; encoded by the coding sequence ATGTTTGAAGATTTAAAACCGCATTTACAGGAATTAAGAAAGCGTTTGATGGTTTCTGTAGGAACGATTTTAGTGGCGTTTTTGGGGTGCTTTCATTTTTGGAAAAATATTTTTGAATTTGTTAAAAATTCTTATAAAGGCACGCTCATTCAGCTCTCCCCTATTGAAGGGGTCATGGTAGCGGTTAAAATCAGTTTTTCAGCCGCTATCGTCATTTCCATGCCTATTATCTTTTGGCAATTATGGCTCTTTATCGCTCCAGGGCTTTATAAGAATGAAAAAAAAGTGATTTTGCCTTTTGTGTTTTTTGGGAGTGGGATGTTTTTGATTGGGGCGGCGTTTTCTTACTATGTGGTGTTCCCTTTCATCATTGAATACTTAGCCACTTTTGGGAGCGATGTGTTTGCGGCTAATATTTCTGCATCCAGTTACGTGAGCTTTTTCACACGCTTGATTTTAGGCTTTGGCGTGGCGTTTGAACTGCCTGTTTTGGCGTATTTTTTAGCTAAAGTGGGCTTGATTACCGATGCGAGCTTGAAAGCGTATTTTAAATACGCTATTGTAGTGATTTTTATTGTAGCAGCCATTATCACTCCCCCTGATGTGGTGAGTCAAATCTTTATGGCGTTGCCTTTAGTGGGGCTTTATGGGCTTTCTATTTTAATCGCCAAAATGGTCAATCCGGCTCCCAAAGATAACGAAAATAACAACGAAAATGATAACGAAAATAACACCAAAGAGAATTAG